The window TTTACCATATCGGGAAGCGTAAATGTTGTTTTCCAACCCAGGTCTTTCAGAGCTTTAGATGAATCTGCCCAAACAATGCTTACATCGCCATCTCTTCTGTCTCCAATTTCGAAATTAACCTTTACTTCATTCTCTTTCTCAAAGGTTTTAATAACTTCTAATACGCTATATCCCTTTTCAGATCCTAAGTTGAAAACAGAAAACTGTTCTGTATTTCTTTCTTCCCAGAGA is drawn from Bacteroidota bacterium and contains these coding sequences:
- a CDS encoding UDP-glucose 4-epimerase GalE is translated as LWEERNTEQFSVFNLGSEKGYSVLEVIKTFEKENEVKVNFEIGDRRDGDVSIVWADSSKALKDLGWKTTFTLPDMVKTSWNWEKYLKTRNL